The Electrophorus electricus isolate fEleEle1 chromosome 19, fEleEle1.pri, whole genome shotgun sequence genome has a segment encoding these proteins:
- the ncapg2 gene encoding condensin-2 complex subunit G2 isoform X4, with amino-acid sequence MSKRKELLDSVHPDKIQTFLNFIKLHKDRAEPFDLTELVHELPRTQRVELWRRAAAVLRRALEASPPERWVTRLEDASGGEVEGEESLELKRTMSVLDGVTLLCTACVDVVEDGDTCSDLLDCAHMLDSIESALPLSEMPLQRAIHWLFECWWRRGLPGKAELGWTAFVVCLENTVILKKPISELTRLCGLREVLLTVDFTSERGQSVTDPLLQCFLSASLIKREEGKRFLAFLFGWDVMFIRMIHETIKNQLQFFSRAVAADIAEVYFRAWRKASSPFLEELEMSCIQDLMQHTLLLPRTSPVHPKVRQVLTYFHQQKYRQGMDEMLHRLYKPILWKALKAVNPEVRANATLLFTEAFPVHDPALGSERVDELVQKQLDMLFALLEDARPMVRSTAVLGACSVLGRCWELLPSTIITDLLKKLLLQLANDTSSPDCRCSVFMCICVILDNRLSHPLLEKLLPALKSSLHDTSEKVRVAFVDMLLKIKAVRAAKFWKVCSMEHLLERLERDSPAVSKRIVNLLFNSFLPVSQSEEIWCERCVTMVQMNPGAARKFYRYACLYTAPTNIVKLMLMIRKCLNSCIQKGVKITDDSVSSNKENSSVLEEVLSVKDTAVMASLLEIVVILWNSVQKSLELHQDALSYITAKFASVLPEYLRVFQEERCTAPLIRLASLLPAAAVPALRSKVMAQLRKLDSGCPVPLYSQPLECVCAWGQLGGVLELVVEWLTEANPTLSERRESESRRVKFDDPAQARPGLGLDYVALLLQRPRTRDCLLALPLDQLTPLLQALSTWKEVLYSSLSEGGVSAALTETTALTAFILHTRLSIHLQHRYPEGRDFLGSLEHSMDWVEKRVLPFLVAPGEYVSEQQTTLARHIVESCMTVCRDAVRVAVGDADFNDHVLQLGSYVLLSEKGYACIPLLLSLLAEVAQDSISHNAEVQEEQLSVTLRIITNMFQKVLEVMAHRLRKDKEEAVRLI; translated from the exons ATGTCAAAAAGGAAGGAATTACTGGATTCCGTTCATCCGGATAAAATTCAAACCTTTCTCAACTTTATTAAGTTACAT AAGGACCGCGCGGAGCCGTTCGACCTGACCGAGCTGGTGCACGAGCTACCGAGGACCCAGAGGGTGGAACTTTGGCGAAGGGCGGCGGCGGTCCTGCGGCGCGCGCTGGAGGCCTCCCCGCCGGAGCGCTGGGTCACGAGGCTCGAAGATGCCAGCGGGGGcgaggtggagggggaggagtcgCTCGAGCTG AAACGGACCATGTCTGTGCTGGACGGAGTCACGCTGCTGTGCACCGCCTGCGTGGATGTTGTGGAGGACGGAGACACCTGCTCTGACCTGCTGGACTGCGCGCACATGCTGGACA GTATAGAGAGTGCCTTGCCGCTGTCTGAGATGCCCCTCCAGCGGGCTATTCATTGGCTGTTTGAATGCTGGTGGAGGCGGGGTTTACCTGGGAAGGCGGAGCTTGGCTGGACTgcctttgttgtttgtttggagaATACAGTTATACTCAAGAAACCG atcagtgagCTGACCAGGCTCTGTGGCCTGCGTGAGGTGCTGCTCACAGTGGACTTTACATCTGAGAGGGGTCAGTCTGTGACCGACCCTCTACTGCAATGCTTCCTCAGTGCCAGTCTCATCAAACGGGAGGag GGAAAGCGTTTTCTTGCGTTCCTCTTTGGCTGGGACGTGATGTTTATTAGGATGATCCATGAGACCATTAAAAACCAGCTACAGTTTTTCTCCAG GGCCGTGGCCGCAGACATAGCAGAGGTTTACTTCCGTGCGTGGAGGAAGGCCAGCAGCCCCTTCCTGGAGGAGTTGGAGATGTCCTGCATTCAGGACTTAATGCAGCACACTCTGTTGCTACCCCGCACCTCACCCGTCCACCCCAAAGTCCGGCAG GTCCTGACGTACTTCCACCAGCAGAAGTACCGTCAGGGCATGGACGAGATGCTGCACCGCCTCTATAAGCCCATCCTGTGGAAGGCCCTGAAG gcgGTGAATCCGGAGGTGCGAGCGAACGCCACTCTCCTCTTTACAGAGGCGTTTCCCGTTCACGACCCGGCCCTGGGCAGCGAGAGGGTGGACGAACTCGTCCAGAAACAGCTCGACATGTTGTTT GCCCTGCTGGAGGATGCACGACCGATGGTGCGTTCCACGGCAGTGCTGGGAGCGTGTTCAGTGTTGGGCCGCTGCTGGGAGCTTCTACCCTCCACCATCATCACCGACCTGCTAAagaagctcctcctccagctcgcCAATGACACCAGCTCCCCTGACTGTCGCTGCTCTGTCTTCATG tgcatatgtgtgattcTGGATAATCGTCTCAGCCATCCTCTGCTGGAGAAGCTCCTCCCTGCTCTGAAGTCCAGCCTCCACGACACCTCAGAGAAGGTTCGCGTCGCATTTGTGGACATGCTGCTCAAGATCAAAGCAGTCCGTGCAGCCAAG ttttgGAAGGTGTGCTCCATGGAGCACCTGTTGGAGCGGTTGGAGCGTGACTCCCCAGCCGTGTCCAAACGCATCGTTAACTTGCTCTTCAACTCTTTCCTGCCGGTGAGTCAGTCGGAGGAGATCTGGTGTGAGCGCTGTGTCACCATGGTGCAGATGAACCCAGGAGCCGCACGCAAGTTCTACCGCTATGCCTGCCTGTACACCGCCCCCACCAACATAg tgaaaCTGATGCTGATGATTCGAAAGTGTCTGAACTCGTGTATTCAAAAGGGTGTAAAAATCACAGATGACTCTGTGTCCAGCAATAAAGAAAACTCTTCA GTTTTGGAGGAGGTGCTCTCTGTGAAGGACACTGCTGTCATGGCCAGTCTGCTGGAGATCGTGGTGATTCTCTGGAACAGTGTGCAGAAATCTCTGGAGCTCCACCAGGACGCTCTAAGCTACATCACGGCCAAGTTCGCCAGTGTCCTGCCAGAGTACCTACGAGTATTCCAG gaAGAGCGTTGTACAGCTCCACTCATCCGCTTGGCGTCTTTactgcctgctgctgctgtaccaGCACTAAG gagTAAAGTGATGGCACAGTTGCGGAAGCTGGACTCTGGCTGTCCTGTGCCGCTATACAGCCAGccgctggagtgtgtgtgcgcttgggGTCAGCTGGGTGGCGTGCTGGAGCTGGTGGTTGAGTGGCTCACTGAGGCGAACCCTACACtg agtgagaggagggagTCAGAGAGTCGGCGGGTCAAATTTGATGACCCAGCACAGGCCAGGCCAGGCCTGGGGCTGGATTATGTGGCCTTGCTGCTGCAGAGGCCTCGTACTCGGGACTGTCTGCTGGCTCTGCCCCTGGACCAGCTCACGCCACTACTGCAGGCTCTCAGTACATGGAAG gaGGTGCTGTATTCCTCTCTCAGTGAGGGAGGTGTCAGTGCAGCGCTGACTGAGACGACGGCTCTCACAGCGTTCATCTTGCACACTCGCCTCAGCATCCATCTCCAACATCGG TACCCGGAGGGGCGGGACTTCCTGGGCTCACTGGAGCACTCCATGGACTGGGTGGAGAAGAGGGTCCTGCCCTTCCTGGTCGCCCCTGGAGAATACGTCTCTGAGCAACAGACGACTCTGGCCAGGCACATCGTGGAG AGTTGCATGACTGTGTGTAGGGACGCTGTGCGAGTGGCGGTGGGAGATGCTGATTTCAATGACCATGTGCTGCAGCTGGGCTCCTATGTGTTACTGTCAG AGAAAGGGTATGCATGTATCCCACTGCTGTTGTCTCTGCTAGCTGAGGTGGCGCAGGActccatttcccataatgctgAGGTACAGGAGGAGCAGCTCTCTGTCACCCTCCGAATTATAACCAATATGTTCCAGAAAGTTCTGGAGGTCATGGCTCATCGCCTACGGAAGGACAAAGAAGAGG ctgtgcgGCTCATCTGA